A stretch of DNA from Malus sylvestris chromosome 9, drMalSylv7.2, whole genome shotgun sequence:
ttgTATCTATGTGAGAACATGTATACCATAATTATATCAAGGGTTGTCTTGCCAAGGCTCGAATTATCGAGGTGAGTGGTTTATGTAAtgtgtttaaaatattattattttctgataAATGTGAAAATCACAAGCTATTGTGGGTTTTGATCTATTTTCAAATATCTATCTATTTCAAGTCAAGCATGTTTGAATTTTAAATGCTTTGTGAATGCTTTGATGAGTATTTATGGTGATATGTGGATTATttgaaaatgttcatggagcatgAGAACTTTAGTGTAGCATTAATCCGAGGGATAAATGTAAATTGCACATGGGAACATTAGGGCAGAAAGGTCATTAGGGGTCACGGTCACGTGGTGAGTTACAATTTATGAAGGATGTAATGAACACGTAAAGGGATGATGTGATATGGAATTATGTGGCTAAAACTTCGATATTATTCTCGTACTTTCTAGTGTGTGTAAAACGGCATTGCTTGACTGACATATTACATATTCTAATCACTGAGCGACGGTGGTTGTTGCTCACCCCTCACCTTTATATTTTTCAGATGAGTTATTTGGCATGACAGGTACTAGACGAGCTGATGTTGTATTAGAAGATATATTTaagagtttttatttatttttgtacaatTGTAAGGATTTTGGAGATTATTTTGTATaaaagaagtttttttttcgattttatttttactcGCATGGCCGGGTGTGGGGTCATATTCTTATGCCGACCCTGGGTTCGGGGCGTTACAATCtatttgcaattttgttggattAATGGTATGATAATTCATAAATTGATAACGTGGTGAATTTAAGACTCTTACATGAGCTAACGTGTTAGCCATATTTCAACAACAttgatgaaataaaagaaaattatcaATTTTAATAGAAGATTAAACGTGCAAAGAGAAAATGTGTAAATTGGTACAATTTAAAAACCACAAAATGTAGTCTCACAAAATTAGAACCTCATATCCCTTTCTAAAAATCATCTCATCCACCCAAAAAAATTCATCTCAAATATGGGGAGCATAAAACGTAGTTAGCTTTTAGTTTGTATGCCCTCTCCAACTTTACTTGTAAGACTTGAGACCGTCTGGGTTCACCCAAAATGAAAAATTCAGTGCAAAGTGTGACCTCATTTAATATATGTTGATGTTGGATTTCAAACAGCTCTAGTAAATGataaaacaaatgaaaaggaaaattcaatcattaatataaacaaaaacaaaatacaaagtaaacaaatatgACTCTTCCCATTCATttataatacaaataaaactttgtaACCTTTCCCTAAATAATCAACTGAGTCTTCATTGACAAGAACTGCATTCTGCCATCCACAAGGCAAAAAGCCCATTCAATAACTCCTTCAACATTCACAGCCAGTAGATCTTTGCTGCCTCCCTCCGCCACCAACATCGATTGTGTCCGGAAGGTATCTTCATCATCCACAAACAAAATCCACAAGTATTCAATTAGCATCTCCCTTCAGAAACTCAGTATCCCtattaatttatattcacaTTATGCGGAAAGGAAAAATGCGACAAGGGGAGCATATAATAAGTTCATGAGTTTTAGGACTTTTGGAATCAGATCCCGAGTTTCACATTATGCGGAAAAATGGAACTGAAATCACAAGTTTTTCTCTGGTTGGACAGATATCCAGTTCTTTTATAATAGCTGTGCAATCAAATCCCGAACCATTCTGCAATAATTTTTCAAGCAACGTGACTTTCATGATTTTTGCAGTACCACACTATTGACCGGACAGCTAATATTAAAGACTGTTCTTCTCCATTTCAAGTTAAAATGGAGAGGATTCTTGTCCCGAAACCATAAGAGATAAAGGGAACCAGCTTTTAAGACCAGTTGCCTTTTCGTTACACACACATAAGATTTTTAAACAGAGAATTTTATATGATGAAACTCTAACAGAGAAGTTCTGTTTTACACTCCTTGGGTTCATTTTCGCTCTGTTAAAAATGTACTCCCATAGACTCCTTACcaatgaaaaatatattatcTGTAAAAAGAACTTGCTCAATGCTAAGTACATTAATCATGCTTGTTAAAatgataaatttaattaatgggAGCATTGTTTTCTCACCACTTTAGCTCATGGTGCATGCTCCCCACCTCTCTTAAAATTTGAGAGAGGTGGTGATCATACACCTTGGGTTAAGGTGATGAGCAAAATGCTCCCTTAACTGGCAAAAGTGCGTTAATCAATCTCCATAAATCTCATATCTCCAAGAGTTGAATGCAAGAACCCTTTTATTAAAAAGGCGAGGGAATCCCACTTGACTATAATTACTAAAAAGTAACTACAAGCAAGAGGTACTTCTCCATTTTAAAAGTGGGTATACATATCAACTTGTTATGGGACAGGAATAAATAGGAAGATAATTGCTACCTATACATACCGTCACGATGTGATGGAAATTAATTGAGTggtaaacaaattttgttgtcCAATTACTCTAAATTGATCAACAATAGAATTGTCTTCACCTATTCAGATAATTATCTCAAATTATGGCCCCTGATGTAtaaaatatttcctaaaataATTGGCGAGAGACTAAATTCAAAgctaaaaaagaagaaaaaagtgacTGGAAAACAAAATGATAAATCAGCTATGCAAACAGTACTTACATTTCTTCTTCAGGTTCATTCTTCAGTGCGTTTTTGGCTATACACTGGAAGGCATCATCTACATTGAAGCCCTCTTTTGCAGAAGTCTCAAAGTATGGTATGTTTCCCTTGGAAGCACACCAGGCCTTTGCTTTCTTTTCAGACACCTGCAGCCAAAAGAGTAGAACCATATGCACATGCTATAAGAGAGGAACAACTGATGTCACACGTCCTAGAACAACAACATAGAGCCTCCATATTCTAGAATCTAGATAACTTACCACTCGACTATTTCCGCCATCAACGTCAATCTTGTTTCCCAATACAACAAATGGGAAGTTCTCAGGGTCAGAAGGACTGGCCTATACATCAAATCCACACAACGTAACTAGCAGTCAATACCTCAATATATGTGGCTGTCTAGGAAGATAATCAAATAGTAATTACCTGAATCAGAAATTCTTCCCTCCAGTTATTAAGATTATCAAATGATTTCATGACATTCACATCGTACACGAGAACACAGCAATCTGCACCACGATAGAACGCCACACCAAGACTCTGAAACCTTTCTTGACCAGCGGTATCCCAGATCTGTAAACATGAATAAGAGGTGTAAACTCATCTAATATAAAAGTGCACGTATATCAACATTTTCTCGTACAAATGATTTCATGACATTCGCATCAACACTTGCTTCATATCACTTCCCATTACATGCTGAGTGTGATAGATAGGCGTGTCAATACTTCAAATTAGATAGATCATAATCTCAAACAGGAAGCAAATCTGTTTCTTTCTATAATAATTTGTTGTATATAGTTGCTGTTGTAAGATGTGGTCAGTATCTACTTTAATGTACCAAGGGGAGAACAAATTCCAAATTGAAGATTCAGACTTTAATGTTTTTTAATTCTCAAGATCAacatctttttttctttagtgGACACTGCACAGCTTAGAGATGCTTGTATATAGTCAGCAAATTATTATGGGGTTTCGGTGTCAAGAGAAAGTTTAGACTAATTACCGCCTTGGCATTGATGCTGAAAGGGGAAGACTGACTTTTAAATGTAGTGATGGATGGAAggtaattaaataaaagtgtttcaaaaagaaaagagaaaaagagaatggaAGGTGAAATCTATGCTTTTATCAATTTCAGACACTATTAGCCAAATGAAAACAAACTTTTAAATGAGAATTACAATCCTAACAAAACAATATTGATAATTACAAAAGCAATAAATAGGTTTTTGGATCAGAGAACAAAATATCTCATAGAGAACATAATCCAAGTGACAATGAGTTCAGACAGTTAACCATTTAGGCATCAGAGTTACAGGTACCAAGCATGATTGTTCAAATATTCATTCCATCATATGGCATTTGAGTTTCATTCAATACGAATACGAATGCTGAGATATCTCTAACCTGCAGAGTGAACAATCTATCCTCAAATTGAACCTCCTTGGTCAGAAAATCGGCTCCAATTGTCGCTTTGTACTGATTGCTAAACTTACGATTCACATACCTACAATTCGAAAATCAAAATACAAACAATGAATTACAAAACCACCAAATGTAAAATTGTCAATCCAAATCTGaaaaaagttataaaaaaaataaaatccatgATCTAAGGTTGTGGAGAGTACTGATTCATCAGTGAAGTCTTCCCCACCCTGccaaataacaaacaaatcaGCAAACAGATATCGGCATAGAAACACTCTGTTAACATTACCAAATAATTGCCTCAATTCTGGAATTAattacaagaaaaattaaaaaaaaaatcacaaaatttACATCCAATCTTATCAAAACATGCAACAAGATTTATAACTTTTCCCGGTCTTTTCATCAAATTCCTCCATTTtcttagaaaacaaacaaataattatgaaaCTTTTA
This window harbors:
- the LOC126583805 gene encoding ras-related protein Rab7-like, which gives rise to MASRRRMLLKVIILGDSGVGKTSLMNQYVNRKFSNQYKATIGADFLTKEVQFEDRLFTLQIWDTAGQERFQSLGVAFYRGADCCVLVYDVNVMKSFDNLNNWREEFLIQASPSDPENFPFVVLGNKIDVDGGNSRVVSEKKAKAWCASKGNIPYFETSAKEGFNVDDAFQCIAKNALKNEPEEEIYLPDTIDVGGGGRQQRSTGCEC